A region of Elusimicrobiota bacterium DNA encodes the following proteins:
- a CDS encoding DUF1722 domain-containing protein — protein MTAPVRIGVSSCLLGQKVRYDGGHKRDDFVSDLLARFVEFVPVCPEMEIGLGTPRDSIHLAKINGEVRLVNPKTGQDSTEPMTRWAAIRLAALEKENLSGYILKKDSPSCGMERVKLRQPGKQPTKDGVGLFAGILMARWPTLPVEEEGRLNDPRLRENFIERVFAYHRLAQFFREGWTGGDLVRFHTAEKLLLMAHEPVGYQELGRLVATAKGVPRAEFAQRYQTRFMEALGHRATTRRHVNVLSHAAGYFRDKATPEERRELRSVIEDFQRELVPLVAPIVLLRSLVRTKGIAYLEGQTYLYPHPKEMMLRNHV, from the coding sequence ATGACGGCGCCGGTTCGGATCGGCGTCTCCTCCTGCCTGCTGGGCCAAAAAGTGCGTTACGACGGCGGCCATAAACGGGACGACTTCGTGTCGGACCTCTTGGCGCGATTCGTGGAGTTTGTCCCCGTCTGCCCCGAAATGGAGATCGGCTTGGGGACCCCCCGGGACTCCATTCACTTGGCCAAGATCAACGGGGAGGTTCGCTTGGTGAACCCCAAAACGGGGCAAGACTCCACCGAGCCCATGACCCGCTGGGCGGCGATTCGACTCGCCGCCTTGGAGAAAGAAAATCTCTCCGGGTATATCTTAAAGAAAGATTCTCCCAGTTGCGGGATGGAGCGCGTGAAGCTTCGCCAACCGGGAAAACAGCCGACGAAAGACGGGGTCGGCCTTTTCGCTGGGATTTTAATGGCCCGTTGGCCCACCCTGCCGGTAGAAGAGGAAGGGCGGTTGAACGATCCCCGCCTGCGGGAAAATTTCATTGAACGGGTGTTCGCTTACCACCGTTTGGCCCAATTCTTCAGGGAAGGCTGGACGGGCGGCGACCTCGTGCGTTTTCATACGGCGGAGAAACTCCTCCTGATGGCCCATGAACCTGTGGGATATCAAGAACTCGGCCGCCTCGTGGCAACCGCGAAAGGGGTCCCGCGGGCGGAATTTGCCCAACGCTATCAAACCCGGTTCATGGAAGCTCTGGGCCACCGCGCCACCACGCGCCGCCATGTGAACGTCCTCAGCCACGCGGCCGGTTATTTTCGCGACAAAGCCACGCCGGAAGAACGGCGAGAGCTCCGATCCGTCATTGAGGATTTCCAACGCGAGCTGGTCCCCCTGGTCGCGCCCATCGTCCTATTAAGAAGCCTTGTCCGCACCAAAGGCATCGCCTATCTGGAAGGCCAAACCTACCTCTACCCCCATCCCAAAGAAATGATGCTTCGCAACCATGTCTGA
- a CDS encoding HEAT repeat domain-containing protein, which yields MNPRFFFTRMMAVSMAGVLFACATGRPPVDSLIRQLHHPNPDMRVRAMNRLSQYGPDAQKALPALMENFRDRREPVYRASERALVALREPGAEALATLLSDRDSWVRCRAAAALGTMAPSAGAAVPALVEALRDHDFCVSEKAAFALGAIGEPAVPPLLEALKSKDISLRKGAASALGGMSPEIQSRVAAVLLPSFKSQDEFERGDAAMRITNMGKVGIPVFLAALKEPDVDLRQRAVDGLGEIGIPTPEVVEALIVLFKDPQRTLRLKASVVLGRLGQKDPSVYKRVAPSLASKEKDVILGAMRALGDMGSVAEASVPQIIFFMEESPDPEIQSEAAESLIKMGTATSMSAAERFTRGQYHRGEGK from the coding sequence GTGAATCCACGATTCTTTTTCACTCGGATGATGGCCGTGTCCATGGCCGGCGTGTTGTTTGCCTGCGCGACGGGGCGGCCCCCGGTGGATTCATTGATCCGCCAACTGCATCATCCCAATCCGGACATGCGCGTCCGCGCCATGAACCGTCTTTCCCAATATGGACCGGATGCCCAAAAGGCCCTGCCCGCCCTCATGGAAAATTTCAGGGATCGGCGGGAACCGGTTTATCGCGCCTCCGAAAGAGCCCTCGTGGCTCTGCGGGAACCGGGAGCGGAAGCCTTGGCGACGCTTCTTTCGGACCGGGACAGTTGGGTTCGCTGCCGCGCGGCGGCCGCCCTGGGGACCATGGCGCCTTCGGCCGGGGCCGCCGTCCCAGCCTTGGTGGAAGCGCTTCGGGACCATGATTTTTGCGTATCGGAGAAAGCCGCTTTCGCCCTGGGGGCCATCGGAGAGCCCGCGGTTCCTCCGCTTTTGGAGGCGCTCAAGTCCAAGGATATTTCCCTCCGCAAAGGCGCGGCCTCGGCCCTGGGGGGCATGAGCCCGGAAATCCAGTCGCGCGTGGCCGCTGTTCTCCTCCCGTCTTTCAAAAGCCAAGACGAATTTGAACGCGGGGACGCGGCCATGCGGATCACGAACATGGGGAAAGTCGGCATCCCCGTTTTCTTGGCGGCCTTGAAGGAACCGGACGTCGATCTTCGCCAACGGGCCGTGGACGGTTTGGGAGAAATCGGTATACCCACCCCCGAGGTGGTGGAGGCGTTGATCGTCCTTTTTAAGGATCCCCAGCGGACCCTACGCTTGAAAGCCTCCGTTGTTTTGGGCCGACTGGGCCAGAAAGATCCGTCGGTTTATAAGCGGGTGGCGCCAAGCCTCGCCTCTAAAGAAAAGGATGTGATCCTGGGGGCCATGCGGGCCCTCGGCGATATGGGGTCCGTGGCCGAGGCTTCGGTTCCTCAAATCATTTTTTTCATGGAAGAAAGTCCCGACCCCGAAATTCAGAGCGAAGCGGCCGAATCCCTCATTAAGATGGGCACCGCGACGTCCATGTCCGCCGCCGAACGTTTCACGCGAGGCCAATACCACCGGGGTGAGGGAAAGTAG
- a CDS encoding cation-translocating P-type ATPase — translation MDAIALPAPGLSSEEAARRLQRFGANELRGTSGRSFWHLAFEVLREPMFLLLLACGLLYWFLGDRQEALILLGFVFLIMAITITQDWKTERALSALRDLSSPRALVVRDGVQRRIAGREVVEGDLLILSEGDRVPADARVVTASHLAVDESLLTGESVPVRKLPADEQVSTPSPLEKMGTGHTPPTGARPGGEDLPFVFASTLVVQGQGVARVTATGVRTEVGKIGAALKSISPESTPLQKETHSLVGRLAIGALALCAAVIVTYGLTRGDWLGGLLAGLTLAMAILPNEFPMVLVIFLSLGAWRLSKKRVLTRRMAAVETLGAATVLCVDKTGTLTQNRMVLQTVFCEQQTHRLGADPLPAAFHPLIDFGLLASQPNPVDPMEQAVERVHRSAIGMPARSCLGWTRVHEYPLSRGLQAMSNLWFSPESPRAFAAAKGAPEAVFDLCHLPEPERQRLTTVLDSLSAEGLRVLGVAVAEPPADTRPTHQHDFDFRFVGLLGFLDPVRPGVPAAVADAQRAGLRVVMITGDHPGTAISVARAIGIAQADDAVTGPELERLSEQDLLSLVRKVHVFARVVPEQKLRLVQALKANGEVVVMTGDGVNDAPALKAAHIGIAMGERGTDVAREAADLVLLDDDFSSLVAGVRLGRRVFDNLKKGMAYILAVHIPIAGLTLVPVALKWPPLILLPVHIAFLHLIIDPAGSVVFEAEEEEADVMSRPPRNPQEPLFGRDLWKNCLLQGVVVMAVVLALYAIALHRGQPDNDARAITFTALIVANVGLIFANRSWARTALGTLGSQNAALWWVTFGSAGFLALVLWVPFLRTMFHFSKLHPVDIALCLLAGTASVVWFEALKWWRARR, via the coding sequence ATGGACGCTATCGCTCTCCCCGCTCCTGGCCTCAGCTCAGAGGAAGCCGCCCGCCGCCTCCAACGGTTCGGCGCCAACGAACTGCGCGGCACAAGCGGGCGCTCCTTTTGGCATCTGGCCTTCGAGGTCCTTCGGGAACCCATGTTCTTGCTCCTTCTTGCCTGCGGTCTGCTCTATTGGTTTTTGGGCGACCGGCAGGAGGCCCTGATCCTCTTGGGGTTTGTTTTCCTGATCATGGCGATCACCATCACACAGGATTGGAAAACCGAACGGGCCCTCTCCGCCCTGAGAGATCTTTCCAGCCCGCGCGCCCTGGTGGTCAGAGACGGCGTGCAACGCCGCATCGCCGGCCGGGAAGTCGTCGAAGGAGACCTCCTGATCCTTTCGGAGGGAGATCGGGTTCCGGCGGACGCCCGCGTGGTGACCGCCAGCCACCTGGCGGTGGACGAGTCCCTGCTCACGGGAGAATCGGTTCCCGTGCGCAAACTCCCCGCGGACGAACAGGTGTCCACGCCCTCCCCCTTGGAAAAAATGGGGACGGGGCACACGCCCCCGACCGGGGCCCGGCCGGGGGGAGAAGACCTGCCTTTCGTTTTCGCCAGCACGTTGGTGGTTCAAGGCCAGGGGGTGGCCCGCGTCACCGCCACGGGCGTTCGCACCGAGGTGGGAAAGATCGGCGCCGCCTTAAAATCCATTTCGCCGGAATCGACCCCCCTGCAAAAGGAAACCCATTCGCTCGTGGGGCGGCTGGCCATCGGAGCCCTGGCGCTTTGCGCGGCGGTGATCGTGACCTACGGCCTCACGCGCGGCGACTGGCTGGGCGGCCTTCTGGCGGGCCTCACCCTGGCCATGGCGATCCTTCCCAACGAATTCCCCATGGTTCTCGTCATCTTTCTTTCCCTCGGGGCTTGGCGCCTTTCCAAGAAGCGCGTGCTCACCCGCCGCATGGCGGCCGTGGAAACCCTCGGCGCCGCCACAGTCCTCTGTGTGGACAAAACCGGCACCCTCACCCAAAACCGTATGGTGCTTCAAACGGTGTTTTGTGAGCAACAGACGCACCGCCTGGGAGCGGACCCCCTGCCGGCGGCTTTCCACCCCCTCATTGATTTTGGACTGTTGGCCAGCCAACCCAATCCGGTGGACCCCATGGAACAAGCGGTTGAGCGAGTCCACCGCTCCGCCATCGGAATGCCCGCCCGGTCCTGCCTGGGATGGACCCGCGTACACGAATACCCGCTGTCCCGGGGGCTCCAGGCCATGTCCAATCTTTGGTTCTCTCCGGAAAGCCCCCGCGCTTTCGCGGCCGCGAAGGGCGCCCCGGAAGCCGTCTTTGACCTGTGCCATTTGCCGGAACCCGAACGGCAACGGCTAACGACGGTCCTCGACTCTCTGTCGGCCGAAGGGTTGAGGGTTTTGGGCGTGGCCGTGGCCGAACCCCCGGCCGATACCCGCCCCACCCACCAACACGATTTCGACTTCCGTTTCGTGGGCCTGCTGGGGTTTTTGGACCCGGTGCGGCCGGGCGTTCCGGCCGCCGTGGCGGACGCCCAGCGGGCCGGCCTCCGCGTGGTCATGATCACGGGCGATCATCCGGGCACGGCCATCAGCGTGGCTCGCGCCATCGGGATCGCCCAGGCGGATGACGCCGTGACCGGGCCTGAACTCGAACGCCTTTCCGAACAGGACCTCCTGTCCTTGGTGCGGAAGGTCCATGTCTTCGCCCGGGTGGTGCCTGAACAAAAACTGCGGCTGGTCCAAGCCCTCAAGGCCAACGGAGAAGTGGTGGTCATGACCGGCGACGGGGTGAACGACGCCCCGGCCCTCAAAGCCGCCCACATCGGGATCGCCATGGGGGAGCGGGGGACCGACGTGGCGCGGGAAGCGGCGGACCTGGTGCTTTTAGACGATGATTTTTCCTCCTTGGTCGCCGGGGTTCGCCTGGGTCGGCGGGTGTTCGACAACTTAAAAAAAGGGATGGCCTATATCCTGGCCGTCCACATCCCCATCGCGGGGTTGACGCTGGTGCCGGTCGCGCTCAAGTGGCCGCCCCTGATCCTCCTGCCGGTCCACATCGCGTTCCTTCACTTGATCATTGACCCGGCGGGTTCCGTGGTGTTCGAGGCCGAAGAAGAAGAGGCGGACGTGATGTCCCGTCCGCCGCGGAACCCGCAGGAACCCCTGTTCGGCCGGGACCTGTGGAAAAATTGCCTCCTGCAAGGCGTCGTCGTCATGGCCGTGGTGCTGGCGCTCTACGCCATAGCGCTCCACCGGGGCCAACCCGACAACGACGCCCGGGCCATCACCTTCACGGCCCTCATCGTGGCCAACGTCGGGCTCATCTTCGCCAACCGATCCTGGGCGCGAACGGCTCTGGGGACCCTGGGCTCTCAGAACGCGGCGCTGTGGTGGGTTACCTTTGGGTCCGCGGGATTTTTGGCCCTCGTTCTGTGGGTCCCCTTCCTTCGGACCATGTTCCATTTTTCCAAACTTCACCCCGTCGATATCGCTCTCTGCCTCTTGGCCGGCACCGCCAGCGTGGTTTGGTTTGAAGCGTTGAAATGGTGGAGAGCCCGTCGATGA
- a CDS encoding class II aldolase/adducin family protein — translation MSEISEAPPEAAAWAELSRTLGQDLLLTQASGGNTSVKLDDQHFLVKASGLRLGEVTAEKGWVLADYQKIRNGVPTLDKEEDVEAKSRAYQTLLASSTVTRGPKISLEAGLHALLPNPWVAHVHSIAGQLLGLMPEDEARRLAFSLLGEDLEFHWIPPAIPGHDLCAKTAKHLSASRSGKTLSLWILQNHGVAWGSHSDKNILAAVDAFEGPIRKRFGLDRYPPPAIEPLAPQRSPRPQGQTWYQVRLPQGPAWEFDTTPALTDFAGHFDLWSDAPPDFVQADDRTAHILAASPRDIEGHAQVFYAHALVSTISRQAGWFRPLPPDAVRAIKLLLLERPTEGY, via the coding sequence ATGTCTGAGATATCCGAGGCACCCCCCGAAGCGGCCGCCTGGGCGGAGCTCAGCCGGACATTGGGCCAGGACCTGTTGCTGACGCAGGCCAGCGGCGGCAACACGTCGGTCAAACTGGACGACCAGCATTTTTTGGTGAAAGCTTCGGGCCTTCGGTTGGGCGAGGTGACGGCAGAGAAAGGATGGGTTTTGGCGGATTACCAAAAAATCCGAAACGGCGTTCCGACTCTTGATAAAGAAGAGGACGTTGAAGCGAAGTCCAGAGCCTACCAAACCTTGCTGGCGTCCTCCACCGTCACTCGCGGTCCCAAAATTTCCCTGGAAGCCGGTCTTCACGCTCTTTTACCAAATCCCTGGGTGGCCCATGTGCATAGCATCGCAGGCCAACTCTTGGGCCTCATGCCGGAGGATGAAGCGCGGCGTTTGGCTTTCAGCCTCTTGGGAGAAGACCTGGAATTCCATTGGATTCCCCCAGCCATTCCAGGCCACGACCTCTGCGCGAAAACGGCGAAACACCTGTCGGCCTCTCGCTCCGGAAAAACCCTGAGCCTATGGATTCTCCAAAACCACGGGGTCGCCTGGGGAAGTCATTCGGATAAAAATATCCTGGCCGCGGTGGACGCTTTTGAAGGACCGATCCGGAAACGTTTCGGCCTTGACCGATACCCGCCGCCCGCCATCGAACCCTTGGCGCCGCAACGATCGCCAAGGCCCCAAGGGCAAACCTGGTACCAAGTTCGCTTGCCTCAGGGGCCGGCATGGGAATTCGACACCACCCCGGCGCTCACCGACTTTGCGGGCCATTTCGATCTCTGGTCGGACGCCCCGCCCGATTTCGTCCAAGCCGATGACCGCACCGCGCACATCCTCGCCGCATCCCCCCGCGACATCGAAGGCCACGCCCAAGTCTTTTACGCCCACGCCCTTGTTTCCACCATCTCCCGCCAAGCAGGCTGGTTCCGCCCCCTCCCCCCGGACGCCGTCCGCGCCATAAAACTTCTCCTGCTCGAGCGCCCGACAGAAGGCTATTGA
- a CDS encoding iron-sulfur cluster assembly scaffold protein gives MYSATVMDHFQNPRNVGELPDADAVGKAGSPTCGDILRLYLKIENGRVARATFKTFGCGAAIAASSILTTMALGKTVPQLRTITNLQVAEALGGLPPMKMHCSVLAEQALASALANL, from the coding sequence ATGTATTCCGCGACGGTCATGGACCATTTCCAAAACCCGCGGAACGTCGGCGAACTGCCCGACGCCGACGCCGTGGGCAAGGCGGGGAGCCCGACCTGCGGAGACATCCTACGGTTGTACCTCAAAATTGAGAATGGGCGAGTGGCTCGCGCCACCTTCAAGACCTTCGGGTGCGGGGCCGCCATCGCGGCTTCCTCCATTTTGACCACCATGGCGTTGGGGAAAACCGTGCCCCAGTTGAGAACCATCACCAACCTCCAGGTCGCCGAGGCCCTGGGGGGACTGCCGCCCATGAAAATGCATTGTTCGGTGCTGGCGGAGCAGGCCCTCGCCTCGGCATTGGCGAATTTATGA
- the metH gene encoding methionine synthase → MGTALQKMDLSAADFGGAAFEGCNEYLVLTKPEAIRAVHEAYLRAGADIIETDSFGSTPIVLAEYGLGEKALEISREAARLARESAQKFSTPNQPRFVAGSVGPTTKSLFVTGGATFDELVDNFRIQGIGLLEGGVDLFLVETAQDSLNVKASLIGLDRAMAEAGRRVPVSVSATIEVMGTTLGGQGIEALYYSFQQRNLLTLGINCATGPDFMADHLRTLSEICRFGVSCYPNAGLPDEEGRYNETPDMIARKLERFVENGWVNLLGGCCGTTEDHIRLIAQMAQGKKPRRAPAASRFALSGLDPLVVTDEIRPVIVGERTNVIGSRKFKELIVAGAFEEASEIGRKQARSGAQVIDVCLANPDRNERADVQAFLGFLTKKVKTPLMIDSTDTAVMEAALKLCPGRAVINSINLEDGEERFVQVAPLLRNYGAAVVVGCIDEDKAQGMAVTRDRKLAVALRSLALLTEKYGLWPEDLIFDPLVFPAATGDANYIGASRETIEGVRLIKTALPRCKTILGISNVSFGLPESGREVLNAVFLHECVEAGLDFAIVNAEKLARYSSIVKEELSLARAVLFADPAGARAAVEAFAAHFRGKSTAAKAAPVRLGTPEERIARNVLDGSKEGLIEDLEAVLSKGSKPLAVINGPLMAGMDEVGRLFAKNEMIVAEVLQSAEVMKAAVAHLEPKMDKADSAARGTLLLATVKGDVHDIGKNLVHIILKNNGFRVVDLGIKCPPEELIRAVREHRPDLVGLSGLLVKSAHQMVATAGDLKNAGIDLPLLVGGAALSERFSSTKISAAYGGDVYYAKDAMAGLDFANRLMDPVAKDKLVATNRVRQAEWRVGAVATPSKASTPRAVIRHDVDPPLPPDLKRHVLEVFSVEEIFRTINPVMLYGKHLGLRGQIAKLLEAGDEKAVKLNREVVALQDEILARGLLKPKAVWRFFPAQSEGDQLRVFDSLTSAEPRMTFDFPRQSVGEGLCLADFVRPASAGPRDTVAFFVATCGQGILDLSRDWREKGDYLKSHALQSIAIESAEAFAELLHQRLRAMWGFPDAPALSLSDLFQAKYRGLRVSFGYPACPALEDQAKLFQLLSPASIGVTLTENFMMEPEATVSALVFHHPEARYFNVGE, encoded by the coding sequence ATGGGAACCGCCCTTCAAAAAATGGATCTTTCCGCCGCGGATTTCGGCGGGGCCGCTTTTGAGGGGTGCAACGAGTATTTGGTCCTGACAAAACCCGAGGCCATCCGAGCGGTTCACGAAGCCTACCTGCGCGCGGGGGCGGACATCATTGAAACCGACAGTTTCGGGTCGACGCCGATCGTGTTGGCGGAATACGGCCTCGGGGAAAAGGCCTTGGAAATCAGCCGCGAGGCCGCTCGTCTGGCCCGGGAATCGGCCCAAAAGTTTTCCACGCCGAACCAGCCGCGGTTCGTGGCCGGTTCGGTGGGGCCCACGACCAAATCCCTTTTCGTCACCGGCGGCGCCACCTTTGATGAGCTGGTGGACAACTTTCGCATCCAGGGGATCGGTTTATTGGAGGGCGGAGTGGACCTGTTCCTGGTGGAGACCGCCCAGGACAGCCTGAACGTCAAAGCCTCCTTGATCGGGTTGGACCGCGCCATGGCCGAGGCGGGCCGGCGGGTGCCGGTCAGCGTTTCGGCGACCATCGAGGTCATGGGCACCACCCTGGGGGGCCAGGGGATCGAAGCCCTGTATTATTCCTTCCAGCAACGGAACCTCCTCACTCTCGGCATCAACTGCGCCACGGGGCCGGATTTCATGGCCGACCACCTCCGGACGTTGTCGGAGATCTGCCGGTTCGGCGTGTCCTGTTACCCCAACGCCGGGCTCCCCGATGAAGAGGGACGCTATAACGAAACCCCCGACATGATCGCCCGAAAGCTCGAACGGTTTGTGGAGAACGGTTGGGTCAACCTCCTGGGGGGGTGTTGCGGGACCACGGAAGATCACATCCGGCTCATCGCCCAGATGGCCCAGGGAAAAAAACCCCGGCGGGCCCCCGCGGCGTCCCGTTTCGCCCTCTCGGGGCTGGATCCCCTCGTCGTGACCGACGAAATACGCCCGGTGATCGTCGGTGAACGGACCAACGTTATCGGAAGCCGGAAATTCAAGGAACTGATCGTGGCCGGGGCCTTCGAGGAAGCCTCTGAGATCGGCCGCAAGCAGGCGCGCTCCGGGGCTCAAGTGATCGATGTTTGTCTGGCCAACCCGGACCGCAACGAGCGGGCCGATGTCCAAGCCTTCCTTGGGTTTTTGACGAAAAAAGTCAAAACTCCGCTCATGATCGATTCCACGGACACCGCCGTCATGGAAGCGGCGCTCAAGCTTTGTCCGGGGCGGGCGGTCATCAACTCCATCAATTTGGAAGACGGGGAGGAACGGTTCGTTCAGGTCGCGCCCCTGCTCCGGAACTATGGGGCGGCGGTTGTCGTGGGGTGCATTGACGAAGACAAGGCCCAGGGCATGGCGGTCACCCGGGACCGGAAACTGGCCGTGGCGCTCCGGTCCTTGGCTCTCTTGACGGAGAAATACGGGCTCTGGCCCGAAGATCTTATTTTCGACCCGTTGGTTTTTCCGGCGGCCACGGGAGACGCGAACTACATCGGGGCTTCCCGCGAAACGATCGAGGGGGTACGGCTGATCAAAACGGCACTGCCCCGATGCAAAACGATTTTGGGAATCAGCAACGTGTCCTTCGGTCTGCCGGAATCGGGCCGGGAAGTATTGAACGCCGTCTTCCTCCACGAATGCGTGGAGGCCGGCCTGGATTTCGCCATCGTCAACGCGGAAAAGCTGGCCCGCTATTCGTCGATCGTTAAAGAGGAATTGTCCCTAGCCCGGGCGGTTCTTTTCGCCGATCCCGCGGGCGCCCGGGCCGCCGTGGAGGCGTTCGCCGCCCATTTTAGGGGCAAGTCCACCGCGGCGAAAGCCGCTCCTGTCCGGTTGGGCACTCCGGAAGAGCGGATCGCCCGGAACGTCCTGGATGGGTCCAAGGAAGGGTTGATCGAAGACCTGGAAGCGGTATTGTCCAAGGGAAGCAAGCCCTTGGCGGTCATCAACGGGCCGCTCATGGCAGGAATGGACGAGGTGGGGCGGCTTTTTGCCAAAAACGAGATGATCGTGGCCGAGGTCCTGCAGTCCGCCGAGGTGATGAAGGCGGCCGTGGCTCACCTGGAACCAAAAATGGACAAGGCGGATTCCGCGGCCCGGGGGACCTTGTTGTTGGCCACCGTCAAGGGAGACGTCCACGACATCGGCAAGAACCTCGTGCACATTATTCTAAAGAACAACGGGTTCCGCGTCGTCGATTTAGGCATCAAATGTCCGCCCGAAGAGTTGATCCGCGCTGTTCGGGAACACCGGCCGGATTTGGTGGGACTTTCCGGGTTGTTGGTCAAGTCGGCCCACCAGATGGTGGCGACGGCGGGGGACCTAAAAAACGCCGGAATCGACCTGCCGTTGTTGGTCGGGGGGGCGGCTCTTTCGGAGCGGTTTTCGTCGACGAAAATCTCCGCCGCTTACGGCGGCGACGTGTACTATGCCAAGGATGCCATGGCGGGCTTGGATTTCGCCAACCGGTTGATGGACCCTGTTGCCAAAGATAAATTAGTCGCCACCAACCGCGTCCGACAAGCGGAATGGCGCGTGGGGGCGGTCGCGACCCCGTCGAAAGCTTCCACTCCTCGCGCCGTCATCCGCCATGACGTCGACCCGCCCCTGCCTCCGGACCTCAAGCGTCACGTCTTGGAAGTATTCAGCGTCGAAGAAATTTTTCGCACCATCAACCCGGTCATGCTTTACGGAAAACACCTGGGACTTCGCGGCCAAATCGCGAAACTTTTGGAGGCCGGGGACGAAAAGGCGGTCAAGCTGAATCGGGAGGTGGTGGCGCTTCAAGATGAGATTTTGGCGAGAGGCCTCTTGAAACCCAAGGCGGTGTGGCGATTTTTTCCGGCTCAAAGCGAGGGGGACCAATTGCGGGTGTTCGATTCGTTGACGAGCGCCGAGCCCCGGATGACCTTTGATTTTCCTCGACAATCGGTCGGCGAGGGGTTGTGCCTGGCGGATTTTGTCCGGCCCGCCTCGGCCGGCCCACGGGACACCGTGGCGTTTTTCGTCGCGACCTGCGGGCAGGGAATTTTGGACCTTTCCCGCGATTGGCGGGAAAAGGGCGACTATCTGAAATCCCACGCCCTTCAATCCATCGCCATCGAATCGGCGGAGGCTTTCGCCGAACTTTTACACCAACGGCTCCGGGCCATGTGGGGGTTTCCCGACGCGCCCGCTCTTTCCTTGTCGGACTTGTTTCAGGCCAAATACCGAGGTTTGCGGGTGAGCTTCGGCTACCCCGCCTGCCCCGCCCTGGAAGATCAGGCCAAGCTCTTTCAACTTCTCTCTCCCGCCTCCATCGGGGTGACCCTGACGGAGAATTTTATGATGGAACCCGAGGCGACCGTGTCGGCCTTGGTGTTCCACCATCCGGAAGCCCGCTACTTTAACGTTGGGGAATAG